CCAAACCATTCGCCACTTGTAGAGCAACTGCCATCCCTTGCCGTCTTTATAGGGGGCGGCCCGACGGCCTTCAAATCGGCCACCGCTTGCGCATCCCCGACAGATTGAGCTTCGCGCAATGAGAGTCGATAGCCCACGACGTTGCCTTCCTTGGAATCCGCGACCTGGCCGGTACCTACGTAGGCGTAAAAGAGA
The sequence above is drawn from the Pirellulales bacterium genome and encodes:
- a CDS encoding alpha/beta fold hydrolase, whose translation is MELSEYLRKHLSQDKIIMVGHSFGSMIGTLMAKARPDLFYAYVGTGQVADSKEGNVVGYRLSLREAQSVGDAQAVADLKAVGPPPIKTARDGSCSTSGEWFGKVAT